From one Gammaproteobacteria bacterium genomic stretch:
- the asnS gene encoding asparagine--tRNA ligase, whose amino-acid sequence MVNSVAELLSGAVPTDSVIVVKGWVRTRRDSKAGVSFIQLHDGSCFAPIQIVVPQELKNYTSEILKLTSGCALAVEGNLVKSPGQEQAYEVQATDVQVIGWVDDPETYPIQPKRHTMEFLRTVAHLRPRTNTFSALTRVRHCVALAIHQFFDQEGFYWVNTPIITASDCEGAGELFRVSTLDSLNPPRDEKGKVDFKQDFFGRESFLTVSGQLNIEAYALAMSKVYTFGPTFRAENSNTSRHLAEFWMVEPEVAFAELSDIALLAEKLLKHVCQTVLSQRPDDMAFFAQWVDKECIQRLEKLAQDEFVKMEYTEAISILEKVNQKFEFDVAWGIDLQSEHERYLAEEHVGKPIILMNYPKDIKGFYMRLNEDGKTVAAMDVLAPGIGEIIGGSQREERFDILDKRMTEMHLDKDTYRWYLDLRAYGTVPHAGFGLGFERFLGYITGVKNVRDLIPFPRVPGSAAF is encoded by the coding sequence ATGGTCAATTCAGTGGCTGAATTATTATCGGGGGCAGTGCCTACCGACTCGGTGATTGTTGTAAAGGGATGGGTACGCACTCGTCGTGATTCGAAGGCGGGAGTGTCGTTTATCCAATTACATGATGGGTCTTGTTTTGCACCTATCCAAATTGTGGTGCCGCAAGAACTGAAAAATTATACTTCTGAAATATTAAAGTTGACGTCGGGATGTGCATTGGCTGTGGAAGGAAATTTGGTGAAATCTCCTGGCCAAGAGCAAGCTTACGAAGTGCAAGCAACAGATGTGCAAGTGATTGGTTGGGTCGATGATCCTGAAACCTATCCGATTCAACCCAAACGCCATACGATGGAATTTTTACGAACGGTTGCGCATTTGCGTCCGCGAACAAATACTTTTAGCGCATTAACACGCGTCCGTCATTGCGTCGCATTGGCCATTCACCAGTTTTTCGATCAAGAAGGCTTTTATTGGGTAAATACGCCAATTATTACGGCGAGTGATTGCGAGGGTGCAGGAGAATTATTTCGCGTTAGCACGCTGGATTCTTTAAATCCTCCGCGTGATGAGAAAGGTAAAGTTGATTTCAAACAAGATTTTTTTGGGCGCGAATCTTTTTTAACGGTGTCCGGACAATTAAATATCGAAGCGTATGCCTTAGCGATGTCAAAAGTGTACACCTTTGGGCCTACATTTCGTGCTGAAAATTCAAATACCAGTCGTCACTTAGCTGAGTTTTGGATGGTGGAACCTGAAGTGGCTTTTGCAGAATTGTCTGATATTGCGTTGTTAGCAGAAAAATTGTTAAAACATGTTTGTCAAACAGTCTTGTCACAAAGACCCGATGATATGGCATTTTTTGCGCAGTGGGTTGATAAAGAATGCATTCAACGCCTCGAAAAATTAGCTCAAGATGAGTTTGTCAAAATGGAATATACCGAAGCAATCTCAATTTTGGAAAAAGTAAATCAAAAATTTGAATTCGATGTAGCCTGGGGAATTGATCTTCAATCAGAACACGAACGTTATTTAGCAGAAGAGCATGTTGGTAAACCGATTATCTTGATGAATTATCCTAAAGATATTAAAGGTTTTTACATGCGATTAAATGAAGATGGAAAAACAGTGGCTGCAATGGATGTGTTAGCGCCTGGAATTGGAGAAATAATTGGAGGCAGTCAGCGTGAAGAGCGTTTTGATATTTTAGATAAACGAATGACAGAAATGCATCTTGATAAAGATACGTATCGTTGGTATCTCGATTTGCGAGCGTATGGTACTGTGCCACATGCGGGTTTCGGTCTGGGTTTTGAGCGTTTCTTAGGATATATCACGGGTGTCAAAAATGTACGAGATTTAATCCCATTTCCTCGAGTGCCAGGAAGCGCTGCTTTTTAA
- a CDS encoding RNA-binding protein, translating into MNKIYVGNLPFSVDEQELHQMFEQFGEIESANLIIDRASGRSKGFGFVSFKDKDAMSKALSMNDTEINGRKLRVNEARERTEGGSGGRGDRRGSGSHSGRGGERERY; encoded by the coding sequence ATGAACAAAATCTATGTAGGCAATTTGCCTTTCTCCGTTGATGAACAAGAGTTACATCAAATGTTCGAACAATTTGGAGAAATTGAGTCAGCAAATCTGATTATTGATCGCGCTTCTGGCCGATCTAAAGGATTCGGATTTGTATCATTCAAAGATAAAGACGCTATGTCAAAGGCTTTATCTATGAATGACACTGAAATCAATGGTCGTAAGCTACGTGTAAACGAAGCTCGTGAACGTACCGAAGGTGGTAGTGGCGGACGCGGCGATCGTCGCGGAAGCGGAAGCCACAGCGGTCGCGGTGGTGAGAGAGAACGATACTAA
- a CDS encoding aldehyde dehydrogenase family protein has translation MAVLQELGIKPINSGTSTGSRWWSETEAGNRLESINPANEEVIAAVNSASAQDYEHVMSSATAAFEQWRSVPAPERGEIIRAIADLLRENKDYLGTLVSLETGKIKVEGDGEVQEMIDMADFAVGQSRMLYGKTIPSERPKHRLMEQWHPLGPVGIITAFNFPVAVWAWNAFLAAVCGNTVVWKPSPKTPLCAIAVQHLCNHVMEKKGFQGVFNLFITDNLDLSEQMVRDRRLPLISFTGSSAVGRKVSVWVAERLGRSLLELSGNNAVIVDETADLKKAIPSIVFGAVGTAGQRCTTTRRVFVHQSRYHELLQGLLSAYSQIKIGDPLQENTLLGPVIDAAARDRYSTTLREVAVLGGEILCGGNVINRPGFFVEPTIIKAHHDWAVVHRETFSPILYLMTYQDFNEAIRWHNEVSHGLSSALFTESIMRAEQFLSAVGSDCGIANINVGTSGAEIGGAFGGEKDTGGGREAGSDSWKAYMRRQTNTINGGQELPLAQGIMFT, from the coding sequence ATGGCAGTTTTGCAGGAATTGGGTATTAAGCCCATCAATTCGGGTACATCGACCGGCTCGCGGTGGTGGTCAGAAACGGAAGCAGGTAACAGGCTAGAGTCAATCAATCCTGCTAACGAAGAGGTGATTGCTGCGGTCAATTCTGCGAGTGCTCAGGATTATGAGCATGTAATGTCAAGTGCAACGGCCGCTTTTGAGCAGTGGCGAAGTGTTCCGGCTCCAGAACGCGGTGAAATAATACGAGCTATAGCAGATTTATTACGAGAAAATAAAGATTATCTAGGAACCTTGGTCTCTCTTGAGACCGGAAAAATCAAAGTTGAAGGTGATGGTGAAGTCCAAGAAATGATTGATATGGCGGATTTCGCCGTGGGGCAATCACGTATGTTGTACGGAAAAACAATTCCTTCCGAACGTCCAAAACATCGTTTGATGGAACAATGGCATCCTTTGGGTCCTGTGGGCATAATCACCGCATTTAATTTCCCAGTCGCAGTGTGGGCTTGGAACGCATTTTTAGCAGCAGTGTGTGGAAATACCGTTGTTTGGAAACCCTCCCCTAAAACGCCGTTGTGCGCAATTGCTGTTCAACACTTGTGTAACCATGTGATGGAGAAAAAAGGGTTTCAAGGTGTGTTTAATTTATTCATCACGGATAATTTAGATTTAAGCGAACAAATGGTTCGTGATCGACGTTTGCCGTTAATTTCATTTACTGGTTCGAGTGCTGTAGGGCGTAAAGTGAGCGTATGGGTTGCAGAAAGATTAGGAAGAAGTCTGCTAGAATTAAGCGGGAATAATGCGGTGATTGTTGATGAAACTGCTGACTTGAAAAAAGCGATACCGTCTATTGTTTTTGGTGCAGTGGGTACTGCAGGTCAACGATGCACAACGACTCGTCGCGTTTTTGTTCATCAGAGTCGTTATCATGAATTACTTCAAGGATTATTGTCAGCATATTCGCAAATTAAAATCGGTGATCCTTTGCAAGAAAATACTTTATTGGGACCCGTTATTGATGCAGCCGCGCGTGATCGTTATAGTACGACTTTGCGAGAAGTTGCGGTCTTGGGTGGAGAGATTTTGTGCGGAGGTAATGTCATCAATCGACCGGGATTTTTTGTTGAACCCACTATCATCAAAGCACATCACGATTGGGCGGTTGTGCATCGAGAAACATTTTCGCCAATTTTATATCTAATGACGTATCAGGATTTTAACGAAGCGATTAGATGGCATAATGAAGTTAGTCACGGCTTGTCCTCAGCATTATTCACAGAATCCATTATGCGTGCGGAGCAATTTTTGTCGGCTGTTGGCAGTGATTGTGGTATTGCGAATATCAACGTGGGAACGTCGGGTGCAGAAATTGGCGGCGCTTTTGGTGGAGAAAAAGACACCGGCGGTGGTCGAGAAGCCGGCTCCGACAGTTGGAAAGCCTATATGAGGCGCCAGACCAACACAATTAATGGGGGGCAGGAGTTGCCATTGGCACAGGGCATAATGTTTACCTAG
- the recO gene encoding DNA repair protein RecO, which translates to MTERVLLQPAFVLHARPFRETSLLVDLLTRDFGRLGAIARGARSQQSRYRGHLRSFVPILISWSGKSELVSLNQLESSGSPILLEKNSLLAGLYINELIVRLLHQHDSHPEIFDDYHASLLALQKNQEIEPILRRFEKNLLVELGFGFSWAQTADTLNSIVATQWYAFQPDLGFCENLQNFNHQTVFSGAHLLAIAENKYDNLDILRTAKQIMRMTMQVRLGSKVIKSRELFI; encoded by the coding sequence TTGACAGAACGCGTTTTACTTCAACCTGCCTTTGTTCTACATGCACGTCCATTTAGGGAGACTAGTTTACTAGTTGATTTATTAACACGTGATTTTGGGCGTTTAGGGGCAATTGCTCGAGGTGCTCGAAGTCAGCAATCTCGTTATCGCGGACATTTACGGTCTTTTGTTCCCATTTTAATTTCCTGGTCTGGAAAATCTGAATTAGTTTCATTAAATCAATTGGAATCAAGTGGCTCACCTATTTTACTCGAGAAAAATTCATTACTTGCAGGATTGTATATCAATGAATTAATTGTTCGATTATTGCATCAACATGATTCTCATCCTGAAATTTTTGATGACTATCATGCAAGTTTACTTGCGCTCCAGAAAAATCAAGAAATTGAGCCCATATTGCGGCGGTTTGAAAAAAATTTATTAGTCGAATTGGGTTTTGGGTTTTCTTGGGCTCAAACGGCCGATACTTTAAATTCTATTGTGGCTACGCAATGGTATGCTTTTCAGCCGGATCTCGGTTTTTGTGAAAACTTGCAAAACTTCAATCATCAAACGGTTTTTAGTGGCGCTCATTTATTAGCCATTGCAGAAAATAAATATGACAACCTCGATATATTGCGTACTGCCAAGCAAATCATGCGAATGACTATGCAAGTTCGTTTAGGAAGTAAAGTGATTAAAAGTCGAGAGCTTTTTATTTAG
- a CDS encoding DUF3892 domain-containing protein, with protein sequence MATAFQVTCIKRDKPSLLGIRKGPISHIGGVSNGLIWRHTTQEAINNILHGYYSYFVEVNSTIAKVEVATNNGIMYLKTNKDGHLTDNLSSLPECP encoded by the coding sequence ATGGCTACTGCATTCCAGGTTACATGTATAAAAAGAGATAAACCTAGTTTACTAGGTATCCGTAAAGGACCCATATCACATATTGGTGGTGTTTCTAATGGCCTGATATGGAGACATACAACTCAGGAAGCAATAAATAACATCCTCCATGGATATTACTCATATTTTGTAGAGGTTAATTCTACTATTGCTAAAGTTGAAGTCGCTACAAATAATGGAATTATGTACTTAAAAACTAACAAAGATGGGCATTTAACAGATAATCTGTCGTCTTTACCGGAATGCCCATAA
- the era gene encoding GTPase Era, protein MSMLNEKTFCGYVAIVGRPNVGKSTLLNCLVGQKISITSRRPQTTRYSILGIRTEGLIQAVYVDTPGLHAKAKKELNRQLNKAASGVLQEVDVILFVIDSLKWTEDDELVLEKLKNINCPVILVLNKVDTLADKERLLPRLSEMQEYYPFKTIIPISARKNVQVDVLIKEVNRLLPEGPHLFAEDQVTDRTMKFIAAEIIREKLFRILGQEIPYAIAVQIESFKEEGNITHIHAIIWVEKDSQKSIVIGKGGAVLKKVGQQARMDIEKNMEVQVNLKMWVKVRDHWADDERALRDLGYES, encoded by the coding sequence ATGTCCATGTTAAATGAAAAAACCTTTTGTGGTTATGTGGCGATCGTAGGTCGACCCAATGTAGGAAAATCCACCCTTTTAAATTGTCTTGTGGGGCAAAAAATTTCAATCACTTCACGGCGGCCTCAAACAACGCGGTATAGTATTTTAGGGATTCGTACAGAAGGGCTTATTCAAGCGGTTTATGTCGATACCCCTGGGTTACACGCTAAAGCTAAAAAAGAACTCAATCGTCAGCTCAATAAAGCAGCGAGTGGCGTCCTGCAAGAAGTTGATGTTATTCTTTTTGTGATTGATAGTTTAAAATGGACTGAAGACGACGAGTTAGTTTTAGAAAAATTAAAAAATATTAATTGCCCCGTGATTTTAGTATTAAATAAAGTTGATACGCTTGCTGATAAAGAACGATTATTACCCAGGCTATCAGAAATGCAAGAATATTATCCGTTTAAAACGATTATCCCGATTTCAGCTAGAAAAAATGTACAAGTGGATGTATTAATCAAAGAAGTCAATCGGTTATTGCCAGAAGGCCCGCATTTATTCGCTGAAGATCAAGTTACAGATCGTACAATGAAGTTTATTGCCGCAGAAATTATTCGTGAAAAATTATTTCGTATTTTAGGTCAAGAAATTCCTTATGCAATTGCAGTGCAAATAGAAAGCTTTAAAGAAGAAGGCAATATTACCCATATTCATGCAATTATTTGGGTTGAAAAAGATAGTCAAAAATCCATCGTCATTGGAAAAGGCGGGGCAGTATTAAAAAAAGTAGGACAGCAAGCGAGAATGGATATTGAAAAGAATATGGAAGTGCAGGTGAATTTAAAAATGTGGGTTAAAGTTCGTGATCACTGGGCTGATGATGAGCGGGCCTTACGTGATTTGGGTTACGAAAGTTAA
- the rnc gene encoding ribonuclease III: MENTRQYLTERLGYQFKDKELLQLALTHRSVSGKNNERLEFFGDSLLNFIIAEALYQHYPNLKEGELSRLRANLVNGVTLASISREFKMGDCLILGIGELKSGGFQRDSILADSLEAIIAAIYLDSDFTTCRERVLSWFDSRMKDPLAMKQLKDPKTRLQEYLQSHQLPLPQYTILAVEGEAHAQIFHVQCQVEGMDINTKSVATTRRAAEQQAAENFLIEIEKNVHVK; encoded by the coding sequence ATGGAAAATACAAGGCAATATTTAACAGAGCGGCTGGGATATCAGTTTAAAGACAAAGAGCTTCTTCAGCTCGCGTTGACACATCGCAGTGTGTCTGGAAAAAATAATGAACGTTTAGAGTTCTTTGGCGATTCACTGTTAAATTTCATAATTGCGGAAGCGTTATATCAACACTATCCAAATTTAAAAGAAGGTGAATTATCTCGATTACGAGCTAATTTAGTGAACGGAGTAACGCTAGCATCCATTTCTAGAGAATTTAAAATGGGTGATTGTTTAATTTTAGGTATAGGTGAATTAAAGAGCGGAGGTTTTCAGAGGGATTCGATTTTGGCGGATTCTTTGGAAGCTATCATTGCAGCAATTTATCTTGATTCTGATTTTACAACGTGTCGTGAAAGAGTGCTCTCATGGTTTGATAGTCGCATGAAAGATCCGCTTGCAATGAAACAACTAAAAGATCCCAAAACGCGTCTGCAGGAATATTTGCAGTCTCATCAATTACCGTTGCCGCAATATACAATATTGGCTGTGGAAGGTGAGGCTCACGCCCAAATTTTTCATGTGCAATGCCAGGTTGAGGGTATGGATATTAATACAAAAAGTGTGGCGACCACTCGACGGGCTGCAGAGCAACAAGCCGCTGAAAATTTTTTAATTGAGATTGAAAAAAATGTCCATGTTAAATGA
- a CDS encoding ATP-binding protein, which produces MKLNEILIDQNPHWSGQPHMNLMERQLFPSLLKFLPIPEIMVLTGVRRCGKTTHFKFLINHLLSVTEPKSILYLNFDDPSFQNYLTNSAKIYELIEVAETLVGEKIKYLFLDEIQNVEKWEQFAKSTNDSQRFKKIFVTGSNSSLLNSDYASLLTGRYIEQRVYPMNFQEILLARGITDRISMITEKGKTLNILEEMLHFGGFPRVVSEKDATIKRELLINYYNGILYKDCILPSELRDTKTFLQLAHYLISNIGSLFSYRNLADALQSSDVTLKEFIHVLTNSFTWFELTNFNWSLQSQSKAKKKSYIIDNGLFTAVAFQILSNEGKLLENLVFSELTKKYGDNIYFNNDQNECDFIVKDKLEIIAVQVCYEVTTKNRQRETQGLTTAMDKLSSHSGYIITFNQEEILTDKTKIIPFWKFFGW; this is translated from the coding sequence ATGAAGCTTAATGAGATATTAATTGATCAAAATCCACACTGGTCAGGGCAGCCCCATATGAACCTCATGGAACGGCAGCTCTTTCCAAGTCTGCTGAAGTTTTTACCCATTCCAGAAATTATGGTACTGACAGGGGTTCGCCGCTGCGGCAAAACAACTCATTTTAAATTTCTGATCAATCATTTATTATCAGTGACCGAGCCAAAATCAATCCTGTATCTGAATTTTGATGATCCTAGTTTTCAAAATTATTTAACAAATTCTGCGAAAATCTATGAATTAATTGAGGTCGCAGAAACGTTGGTCGGTGAAAAAATCAAATATCTATTTTTAGATGAGATTCAAAATGTCGAAAAATGGGAACAATTTGCAAAAAGCACTAATGATAGTCAACGGTTTAAAAAAATATTTGTCACTGGGTCAAACTCATCATTACTAAATAGTGATTATGCGAGCTTGCTAACAGGTAGATATATTGAGCAGCGAGTTTACCCGATGAACTTTCAAGAAATTCTCTTGGCACGTGGTATAACTGATCGCATCAGCATGATCACAGAAAAAGGTAAGACACTGAATATCCTCGAGGAAATGCTGCATTTTGGTGGATTTCCACGAGTGGTATCCGAAAAAGATGCCACGATCAAACGTGAGTTACTAATTAACTATTACAACGGTATATTATATAAAGATTGCATCTTACCTTCAGAGCTGCGGGACACTAAAACTTTTCTACAATTGGCGCATTATCTCATCTCCAACATCGGTAGCCTTTTTTCATACAGAAATCTAGCAGATGCTTTGCAATCAAGCGATGTAACACTCAAAGAATTCATCCACGTCCTAACGAACAGCTTTACGTGGTTTGAGCTTACTAATTTTAATTGGTCTCTACAATCACAATCCAAAGCCAAGAAAAAAAGCTATATTATCGATAATGGATTATTTACTGCAGTCGCGTTTCAAATATTATCCAACGAAGGTAAGTTACTAGAAAATCTTGTTTTCAGCGAGCTCACCAAGAAATACGGCGATAATATATATTTCAATAACGACCAAAACGAGTGTGATTTTATTGTCAAAGACAAACTCGAAATCATCGCAGTTCAAGTTTGTTACGAAGTTACTACAAAAAATCGTCAACGAGAAACACAAGGTCTCACTACTGCGATGGATAAACTTTCCTCTCATTCCGGATATATCATAACATTTAACCAAGAGGAAATTTTAACAGATAAAACAAAAATCATTCCTTTCTGGAAATTCTTTGGCTGGTAG
- a CDS encoding GNAT family N-acetyltransferase, with translation MSALKQLTKVSKLGKTELREIRKLVDICKKADGFETKFYYNILKDRRIPEFDDFFYYLNGNLVGYLAIFCFKENEAEVSACVHPKNRHQGIFKRLFEEAVDELRRRGIQDALLLVQHGSEPAETICKHYNATFAHAELEMTSERFVEIPDLPLVELRDVTKDDAMELARIDAAGFDTDFNKMVYRFLSGMKEKDRTVWMATHNGENIGKVHVRFDDDGRGYIHDLCVPPEHRRKKYATSMVQACLIKMKKMGFRGIYLDVEGSNPNAIQLYSKCGFEISATHDFWRYTTASRV, from the coding sequence ATGAGCGCATTGAAACAACTGACCAAAGTAAGCAAGCTTGGGAAAACCGAGTTGCGAGAAATCCGCAAACTTGTTGATATCTGTAAGAAAGCCGACGGTTTTGAAACAAAATTTTACTACAACATACTTAAAGATCGTCGCATCCCAGAATTCGATGATTTCTTTTATTATCTAAACGGTAATCTAGTCGGATACCTCGCTATTTTTTGCTTTAAAGAAAACGAAGCCGAAGTCAGCGCTTGTGTTCATCCCAAAAATCGTCATCAAGGAATTTTTAAACGTTTATTTGAAGAAGCAGTCGATGAATTACGTCGACGTGGCATTCAAGATGCCTTGTTGTTGGTTCAACACGGATCTGAACCTGCAGAAACAATTTGTAAACATTACAATGCTACTTTTGCACATGCCGAACTTGAAATGACATCAGAACGTTTCGTAGAAATTCCTGATTTACCTCTAGTTGAACTTCGTGATGTCACTAAAGATGATGCCATGGAATTAGCACGCATCGACGCAGCCGGTTTTGACACTGACTTCAATAAAATGGTTTATCGCTTTTTAAGTGGTATGAAAGAAAAAGATCGCACGGTATGGATGGCAACTCACAACGGTGAAAATATCGGAAAAGTACACGTTCGTTTTGATGATGATGGAAGAGGCTATATTCACGACCTCTGTGTGCCACCAGAGCATCGCCGCAAAAAATATGCAACATCTATGGTTCAAGCGTGTTTAATTAAAATGAAAAAAATGGGCTTCAGAGGAATTTATCTTGATGTTGAAGGCTCCAATCCTAACGCAATTCAACTCTACTCAAAGTGTGGTTTTGAAATTTCTGCGACTCATGATTTTTGGCGTTACACAACGGCGTCGCGAGTGTAA
- a CDS encoding tubulin--tyrosine ligase family protein encodes MKQQTFHFTIQDPTRFNIRKNLLLKSFTEVKEGENANFSDLNIGANDIALQKLEYKNLLANLLHKANCFFAPPTYAINDSNFAQVLTLLQKKYANSDYTWIYKPATLNNGQGIKLFAHIDDIVLHYQTQQRLGGDFVIQQYIDNPNLLDGHKYTLRLYVILTNYAGYQLYEHGYYNIGRQKYPGKKNFSDLSAHLTNEHLTEPLPNVIQMPTSIVPEFHMLMPQIKSIVDQTMRAFAQSTPEYFAPAQHKAFDILGFDFLLDNTLQLWLLEINHGPWFPTTEPHNLQQHLFNAFWQYLVDDFAIPIATNQH; translated from the coding sequence ATGAAACAGCAAACATTCCACTTCACAATTCAAGACCCAACTCGCTTTAACATTCGAAAAAACCTATTATTAAAGAGCTTCACGGAAGTAAAAGAAGGAGAAAACGCCAATTTTTCTGATCTAAATATTGGCGCAAATGATATCGCATTACAGAAACTAGAATATAAAAACTTACTTGCCAATTTATTACACAAAGCAAATTGTTTTTTCGCGCCACCAACCTATGCCATCAACGATAGTAATTTTGCACAAGTGCTTACACTGTTACAGAAAAAATATGCTAACAGCGATTACACCTGGATTTACAAGCCCGCAACTCTCAACAACGGTCAAGGTATTAAATTATTCGCACACATAGATGATATTGTTCTGCATTACCAAACACAGCAACGCTTAGGTGGCGATTTTGTCATTCAGCAATATATTGACAACCCAAATTTACTCGATGGCCACAAATATACACTTCGACTCTACGTGATCCTAACAAACTATGCAGGCTACCAACTGTATGAGCACGGCTACTATAATATAGGCCGACAAAAATACCCTGGTAAAAAAAATTTCAGTGATTTAAGTGCGCATCTCACCAACGAACATCTGACAGAACCACTACCCAACGTCATCCAAATGCCCACCAGTATCGTCCCCGAATTTCATATGCTAATGCCACAAATTAAATCGATTGTAGACCAAACCATGCGAGCCTTTGCCCAATCAACCCCAGAATATTTCGCACCCGCCCAACATAAAGCCTTCGACATTCTCGGCTTTGATTTCCTTCTCGACAACACCCTGCAACTCTGGCTCTTAGAAATTAACCATGGCCCCTGGTTCCCAACCACAGAACCCCATAATTTGCAGCAGCATTTGTTCAATGCGTTCTGGCAATATCTAGTCGATGATTTTGCAATTCCAATTGCCACTAACCAGCACTAA
- a CDS encoding UDP-2,3-diacylglucosamine diphosphatase yields the protein MKPQTLFISDLHLQETEPHIVTLFEQFLNQYAPQAETLYILGDLFEVWPGDDENTPFAQKIKTLIKTCVSNGTPVKILPGNRDFLLGPRFAQETGCTVLKDPTVIQLYNEAILLLHGDTLCTQDRLHQIYRSIVQNPLFNRFATTVLPLSFRKKMGGLLRKFSKKHTKKLNPTAMDVIKESVSLAFKNHNTRIMIHGHTHRQKTDVTNENNKIFTRYVLNAWHETGSALSIDANGNKNFLEVKSSLQKLA from the coding sequence ATGAAGCCACAAACACTATTTATCTCTGACCTGCACTTGCAGGAGACAGAGCCGCACATTGTAACGCTGTTTGAGCAATTTCTAAACCAGTACGCACCTCAAGCGGAAACCCTGTATATATTGGGCGATTTGTTCGAAGTCTGGCCTGGCGACGATGAGAACACTCCGTTTGCTCAAAAGATCAAAACTCTGATTAAAACCTGCGTTTCAAATGGAACACCCGTCAAAATTTTACCGGGAAATCGAGATTTTCTATTAGGGCCACGTTTTGCACAAGAAACAGGCTGCACTGTTCTGAAAGATCCTACAGTCATTCAACTCTACAACGAAGCCATTTTGTTACTCCACGGAGATACTCTGTGCACGCAAGATCGACTTCATCAAATTTACAGAAGCATCGTACAAAATCCACTTTTTAATCGATTCGCAACAACCGTTTTGCCACTGTCTTTTAGAAAAAAAATGGGTGGACTACTTCGTAAATTCAGCAAAAAACACACGAAAAAATTAAATCCCACAGCAATGGATGTTATCAAAGAAAGTGTTTCTCTCGCATTTAAAAATCACAACACTAGAATCATGATTCACGGCCATACGCATCGTCAAAAAACGGATGTCACGAATGAAAATAATAAGATATTTACACGTTATGTTTTAAATGCCTGGCACGAAACTGGCAGCGCTTTGAGTATAGATGCAAATGGAAATAAAAATTTTCTAGAGGTTAAGTCATCACTGCAGAAACTAGCCTAA